One Bradyrhizobium diazoefficiens DNA window includes the following coding sequences:
- a CDS encoding pyrroloquinoline quinone-dependent dehydrogenase, with protein sequence MVTGRLRCLVGLVLLLVARPCAAWESWGGDPGGSRFSPLREITSDNIGQLVRAFEFHTGDVAARPPELMRRTKFEATPLFVEDSLIFCSPFNEVIALDPGTGAQKWHYDPKIVTNQRPANRYVCRGVTHWVDDAAPEGAACRSRIFMGTNDVRLIALDAKTGIPCADFGRGGEIKLDVGMRLDWPGEFQITSPPAVGRGVVVVGSSIGDNRRVDAPSGTVRAFDARSGEPRWTFEPLKRDGIEAGHANVWAAMSVDETRGLVFLPTSSPSPDFWGGKRPGNNEHANSVVALRIETGEFIWAFQTVHHDVWDYDLPAQPTLARINTGNGQRDVVIQPTKQGFVFVLDRDTGKPVWPVEERAVPQGGAEGEILSPTQPFPTHVPALTSQTISTDDALSLLPGLRRSSCEQQFAAARNEGLFTPPSTQGTLEFPFTGGGVNWGSAAFDPVHQILYANTSRAVHLIKLIPRADAAGFNPPPGHDFGQQRGAPYAMSRAVVMSPLGLLCNKPPWGEMVAVDLKAGKILWRSIVGTTEDVAPLGVPLPFGAPLVNGLAVTAGGLVFTGAMDAYLRAFDARSGRELWQGRLPVPGIANPMTYVWKGEQYVAIGAGGHSEAGTSIGDSLVAFRLARPGEAPSLWSRTIDRPGGRFFAASSVIVLVIVTLVIAGLRWRRRRRLERA encoded by the coding sequence GTGGTGACGGGCCGTCTGCGATGTCTGGTCGGCCTTGTCCTGCTCCTTGTGGCGCGGCCATGCGCGGCCTGGGAGAGTTGGGGCGGCGATCCCGGCGGTTCGCGCTTTTCACCCTTGCGCGAGATCACGTCCGACAATATCGGCCAACTCGTCCGCGCGTTCGAATTCCACACCGGCGATGTCGCGGCTCGTCCGCCCGAATTGATGCGGCGAACCAAGTTCGAGGCGACACCGCTGTTCGTCGAGGACAGCTTGATCTTCTGCTCGCCCTTCAACGAGGTGATCGCACTCGATCCCGGCACGGGTGCGCAAAAGTGGCACTACGATCCGAAGATCGTCACCAACCAACGCCCCGCCAATCGCTATGTCTGCCGTGGCGTCACCCATTGGGTTGACGACGCGGCGCCAGAGGGAGCCGCCTGCCGATCGCGCATCTTCATGGGCACCAACGATGTTCGCCTGATCGCACTCGATGCGAAGACCGGCATTCCCTGCGCGGACTTCGGCAGGGGTGGCGAGATCAAGCTCGATGTCGGCATGCGGCTGGACTGGCCCGGCGAATTCCAGATCACGTCGCCACCGGCGGTCGGCCGCGGTGTCGTCGTCGTCGGCTCCTCGATCGGCGACAACCGTCGCGTCGATGCGCCGAGCGGTACGGTGCGGGCGTTCGACGCACGCAGCGGTGAGCCGCGCTGGACCTTCGAGCCGCTCAAACGCGACGGCATCGAGGCCGGCCATGCCAATGTCTGGGCGGCGATGTCGGTCGATGAAACTCGCGGGCTGGTGTTCCTGCCGACGTCCTCGCCGTCGCCGGATTTCTGGGGCGGCAAGCGGCCGGGCAATAACGAGCACGCCAATTCGGTCGTCGCGCTGCGCATCGAGACCGGCGAATTCATCTGGGCATTCCAGACCGTGCATCACGACGTCTGGGATTACGATCTGCCGGCGCAGCCGACGCTCGCGCGTATCAACACGGGCAATGGCCAGCGCGACGTCGTGATCCAGCCAACCAAGCAGGGGTTTGTCTTCGTTCTCGATCGCGACACCGGCAAGCCGGTGTGGCCGGTCGAGGAGCGCGCGGTGCCGCAGGGTGGGGCCGAGGGCGAAATACTGTCTCCGACCCAGCCGTTCCCGACGCATGTGCCGGCGCTGACGTCGCAGACGATCTCGACCGACGATGCGCTCTCGCTGTTGCCCGGCTTGCGCCGCTCGTCTTGCGAACAGCAGTTCGCAGCGGCGCGCAACGAGGGGCTATTCACGCCGCCATCGACGCAAGGCACGCTGGAGTTTCCCTTCACCGGTGGTGGCGTGAACTGGGGCAGTGCGGCGTTCGATCCCGTCCACCAGATACTCTACGCCAACACCAGCCGCGCCGTTCATCTGATCAAGCTGATCCCGCGCGCGGATGCCGCCGGATTCAATCCGCCGCCCGGTCATGATTTCGGCCAGCAGCGCGGCGCGCCCTATGCGATGTCGCGTGCCGTGGTGATGTCGCCGCTTGGGCTGCTCTGCAACAAGCCGCCCTGGGGCGAGATGGTCGCAGTCGATCTCAAGGCCGGCAAGATCCTCTGGCGTTCGATCGTGGGCACCACCGAGGATGTGGCGCCGCTCGGCGTGCCGCTGCCGTTCGGCGCGCCGCTGGTCAACGGGCTCGCGGTGACCGCAGGCGGTCTCGTCTTCACCGGCGCGATGGACGCCTACTTGCGCGCCTTCGATGCACGAAGCGGACGAGAGCTGTGGCAGGGGCGGCTGCCGGTGCCCGGCATTGCCAATCCCATGACCTATGTCTGGAAGGGCGAGCAGTATGTCGCGATTGGCGCCGGCGGTCATTCCGAAGCCGGCACATCGATCGGCGACAGCCTCGTCGCGTTTCGTCTCGCGCGCCCGGGCGAGGCGCCGTCATTGTGGTCGCGCACGATCGATCGCCCCGGCGGACGATTTTTTGCTGCATCGTCGGTGATCGTACTCGTGATCGTCACGCTGGTGATCGCGGGGCTGCGCTGGCGTCGCCGTCGTCGTCTCGAGCGAGCATAG
- a CDS encoding DUF6894 family protein has product MPRYFFHVIHERHEVDREGEELPDRYAAWREATETAGQMLQGLDGKLTPDRDWRMEVADEFRNTLYVLHISAEKRG; this is encoded by the coding sequence ATGCCGCGATACTTTTTTCATGTGATCCACGAGCGCCATGAGGTCGACCGAGAGGGCGAAGAACTGCCCGACCGGTATGCCGCGTGGCGGGAAGCCACCGAGACGGCCGGGCAGATGCTGCAGGGTCTTGATGGGAAGCTAACGCCCGATCGCGACTGGCGGATGGAAGTCGCGGACGAATTTCGAAACACCCTGTACGTTCTGCACATCAGCGCAGAGAAGCGGGGATGA
- a CDS encoding HdeA/HdeB family chaperone produces MKTTFSLLFAAALSLSFVPAHATKLDLSTMSCKQFLESGDDTIKLVLTWMDGWYKGDEDNAIIDTDVFVENAKQFGTYCGKNPTVSIVTAADEVLGK; encoded by the coding sequence ATGAAGACCACGTTTTCACTTCTGTTCGCCGCAGCGCTCTCGCTGTCGTTCGTTCCCGCTCATGCCACCAAGCTCGATCTCTCGACCATGAGCTGCAAGCAGTTCCTCGAGAGCGGCGACGACACCATCAAGCTGGTGCTGACCTGGATGGACGGCTGGTACAAGGGCGACGAGGACAACGCGATCATCGACACCGACGTGTTCGTCGAGAACGCCAAGCAGTTCGGCACCTATTGCGGCAAGAACCCGACGGTCAGCATCGTCACCGCAGCCGACGAAGTGCTCGGCAAGTAA
- a CDS encoding PilZ domain-containing protein, with translation MIEKRAAQRHRVFKGGTITIEGSGIACTVRNMSASGAAIDLEGPVALPQSFTLSIARDNFAQDVAQRQARRPRIRTIVHTM, from the coding sequence ATGATCGAGAAGCGTGCAGCGCAGCGTCACCGGGTTTTCAAGGGTGGTACGATCACCATTGAAGGCAGCGGAATCGCCTGCACCGTGCGCAACATGTCGGCAAGCGGCGCTGCCATCGATCTCGAAGGCCCTGTCGCATTGCCGCAATCGTTCACGCTCTCGATCGCGCGCGACAATTTCGCGCAGGATGTGGCGCAACGACAAGCGCGTAGGCCTCGCATTCGTACGATAGTACACACGATGTGA
- a CDS encoding PaaI family thioesterase, with protein MPSQPDTEFGITEARRILGEVFAPWVQDLNLSVEKIEHAPPPDAPGWQPGALLRMPFSERLCRNGGVVCGQALMALADTAMVIANLAANRGYRPMTTVDQTTHFMRAVSASDVLADARVVRLGRTMSFGRVTLLSATDNKPVAMVSSAFAMLPG; from the coding sequence ATGCCATCGCAGCCAGACACCGAGTTCGGCATCACTGAGGCCAGACGCATACTCGGCGAGGTCTTTGCGCCCTGGGTCCAGGACCTCAACCTCTCCGTCGAGAAAATCGAGCATGCGCCGCCTCCCGACGCGCCGGGCTGGCAGCCGGGCGCGCTGCTGCGCATGCCGTTCTCGGAGCGACTGTGTCGCAACGGCGGCGTGGTCTGCGGCCAGGCGCTGATGGCGCTGGCCGACACCGCGATGGTGATCGCGAACCTCGCCGCCAATCGCGGTTACCGTCCGATGACGACGGTCGACCAGACCACGCATTTCATGCGCGCGGTCTCCGCCTCGGACGTGCTGGCGGATGCGCGCGTGGTGCGGCTCGGACGCACCATGAGCTTTGGCCGCGTCACCCTGCTCTCCGCCACCGACAACAAGCCGGTCGCAATGGTGTCGAGCGCGTTCGCGATGCTGCCGGGCTGA